Below is a genomic region from Candidatus Obscuribacterales bacterium.
GCAGCCGCCCTGCACATGAATTTGGGCAGCTGCTACGACCATTTGGGCAAACTTAATGAGGCTATAGGCGAATATGAAAAGGCAGCCAAATTAGATCCAGGCGAATTGGAAATCCTCTATAACGAAGGCTTGGTCTATGAAAAGCTCAAGCGCTATGACGATGCTGTCTCCTGCCTAAAGCGATATGTAGCCAAACAACCAGACGCCAAATTGCAGCATGAAGGCGTTGCCACCCTCGAGAGAATTGAAGCTCTAAAGTAGCCTGAAAAGCCAGAAAACCCCCCGTAAACGGGAGGCTCTCTGACAGGAGGAAGGCGGGAGGAAAACTTTAGTTAGGCTGCCTGCAACTGCACGTCATAAGCCAGACGCACAATTTCATATTCAACGCGAACCGACACTGTATTTACTGTGCCGAATTCGAGACGTACCCGCCCCAGATTGCCGGTCGAATAGTCCTGCCAGTGTCTTGGCACGGATACAACGACGTTCTCTGGACCCCACTCTTCAACAAATGCTTTTAATACCTGGCAAAGCTTCTCTTCGTCTTGTGGATTTTTAAAAATGCTCATGATACCTACTCCTGGGAACCTTCATCCTGTAAGCGTTTCAGCCGCTTTTGATGACACAAGCTTAAGGAAAAACGAACCTAATGACAATTGGTGGTTTTCCCATCTCATTCGTAGAAATGCGAAAGCGAATGGCAAAGCAAAACAGGGGTGCATTTTATGCCCCACGCTCGTTTGCCAACTTACCTATTTAGGCGCAGGTATCCGTGCCCTTGCACTCAGTCTCTTCAACTTGAAAGGTTGTGTGGTTAATGCCGAATTCGTCTTGCGCTATGCGGGTAATTGAGGACAACACATTTTCTGCCGGCACTTCCCTATTTATGGTGACGTGACCGGACATGGCATCGCGTCCTGAGGTAATTGTCCAAACATGGATGTCGTGCATTTCCACAACTCCAGGAACAGCCAGCATGGCATTTCTCAGTTTGACTAAATCAATGTGTCCTGGTGTGCCTTCCATCAAAACATTGGTGCACTCTTTTAAAAGGTTCCATGTTCGAGGCAAAATCATAAGACCGATCAATCCGGAAATGATTGGATCAGCCATGTACCAACCTGTCGCAAGCATAATGACAGCGGCAACAATGACACCAACCGTAGCAAGCAAATCCGACATCACTTCCAGATAAGCGGCCTTCATATTGACTGATTCTTTAGACACACCATGCAAAAGTTTGAAAGCTACAAGATTTACAAGCAAACCCATTACTGCAACAACCAGCATTGGCAGTGACTTCACCTCAGGTGGATCACTCAAACGCTGATATGACTCAAAGAGAATAAAAACCGACAGTCCAACGAGCAATACGCCATTTATCAAACCAGCCAAAATTTCTGATCGATAATAGCCGTATGTCTTCAATGGATTTGGTGGGCGAGAGCCAAACCAAATTGCCACCAATGCCAATATCAAAGACCCAACATCAGATAACATGTGACCGGCATCAGCTAATAAGCCCAAGCTTTTCGTATAGTAAGCGCCCACTATTTCCGCAAGCATATAAGCGGCAGTCACATACAATACAATCAAAAGGCGGGACTTGCTCTCTTGCCTGAAGCTTCCGTGCCCGTGCGTATGGCTGTGGTGATTGTGGCTTGTGCTCATTTACCTATTTACTTAGAGTTTCGAGATTTGGCTCAGAATACAATCTTACGATAATTTCCGCATCACGCTTAGACGGCATCAACCATTTGTCTTCAATTGGCAGGGAATAAAACATCACGTCGGAAGGGTCAGGACTATGTCCCCTCAGTCCTAATATATGCCCGACTTCGTGCAAGCAAGCTTTTCTAAGCTGATTAGCGCTCACTGTCTGCGTCCGATCCATAAGCACAGTCAACAGTTTAATCGTACCTTTCAGCAGACAATGCTGACGATAGGAAAAGTCGGCAAAACCGGCCTCTGCCGGATTGGGCAACTCTTTTGGATCTGCAGTCCAAACAACCTTAATATCAGCATTGTGAGGGTCTGATACAAATGTAATTCTTATGCGTCCCTGCGCTGCATTCACCCAGTCGATAAAACTGTTTCTGGCAATATCGATAAACTCCGGGCGAAAATTAGGAACACCTTGCCCATCAGTAATAAAGATACGCACAGGCAAAGAATTCGAACACCAGCGCACCGGATTCTCGGTTGTTACTTGCCTGAAATACGTATCTGCCTCTGAAAGTCCGCCGGCAGACTTTTGCCGATCTGCTTCTTCTTTCAATTTACTAATTAGTCCTTTTACTTCAGCCTTGTCGGGAAAATCCGGAAATCGTTTCAAAGTCTCCTTATAAGTTTCCAGAGCTTCTTGAAGCCTGCCACTTGTTTGATAAGCACCACCGAGGGTAAGTAAGCTCATTGCCGACTGTGGATTCAATTCGACAGCCTTTTTCAACTCATCAATTGCCTCTTGCGTATGGCCAACTTTAGAATAGGCTAGACCTAGATTGTGATGAGCTTGCGACAACTGCGGATCAAACGAAAGCGCCTCTTTAAGTACAGCAATAGCCTTCTCATTTTCATTGGCTCGCATGAGGCTCATAGCCTCTGTGTTGAGATTGCTTGCTTTGTATTGTGCTTCTGTTATTGGCTTGCCATCACGAAAATAGCTTTGGGCAAATGCCGCACTGCTGAAAAGCAGTATGGCAAAAACTCCAAGAACCAAATTCTTCATTTCTTACCTGACACCGGAAGCAAGATTTGCATCAAGGGCTGCAACTCCCGGCAGTTCGATACCTTCAAGAAACTCCAGTGAAGCCCCACCGCCTGTAGATACGTGACTGAAGTAATGATCTGCAGCACCATAGGCTTCTATGGCAGCCAATGAGTCGCCTCCACCAATTATTGTTTTGGCACCTTGCTTAGTCAATTCGATAAGCTCGCCGATAACGGCATATGTTGCCTTTTCAAAACTGGCAATCTCAAATACGCCGAGTGGTCCATTCCATAGAACGGTTTTAGCTCCTTTCAATGCTTCTTTGATTTTCTCAATGGATTTAGGTCCAAGATCCAGACCCATTTGATCGGCAGGAATTGCATCAACTGATACGACTTCGGATTTAACACCGGCTTTCAATTCAGGTGCAACAACAACATCAACCGGCAGTACAAGATTTACGCCTTTTGCTTTAGCTTTTTCAATTAACTGACGGCAGAATTCGAGTTTATCGTCTTCAACCAAAGACTTGCCGACTTGTTTACCTTGCGCCTTCAAAAAAGAAAAAGCCATTGCGCCGCCGATAACAAGTACATCAACGCGCTCTAACAAATTATCGAGCACACCCATTTTGGAAGATACTTTTGAACCGCCAATTATGCAAGCAAAAGGACGCACCGGATTGAACAATGCTGAAGACAAGGCATTGAGTTCCTTTTCCATCAAAAATCCTGCAAGACAGGGCTTGACGTGTTTGGTTACACCCTCTGTAGATGCATGTGCTCTGTGAGCCGTGCCAAAAGCATCATTTACGTACATGTCAGCCAAACTAGCTAATTGTTTTGCAAAAGAAGGATCATTCTTCTCTTCTTCTTTGTGGAAGCGGACATTTTCCAGTAGACAAACTTCGCCGTCTTTCATTTCTTGGACGAATTTGCTTACTGCATTGCCAATGCAATCTTCCAAGCAATGCACTTTTTGTTTAAGCAGCTCAGAAAGTCTTTGAGCAACTACCTTAAGACTAAGCTCTTCAGATGGACCTTTAGGTCTGCCGAAGTGGGAGACAAGAATTACACGCCCACCTGCCTGTTTCAAATGCTCGATAGTCGGTATCACAGCCTTTATGCGAGTGTCGTCGGTGATATTTCTTTTGTCATCGAGCGGCACATTCAAATCGGCGCGCACCAAAATGCGTTTGCCTTTGAATTCATTTTTGTCGACTTGGGCAATTGTTTTCTTGTTCATCTTATTTTCCCTAAAATACCTTGCGGGCGCCGCCCAAGCTAAGCTTGGTGCGACGCCCACAGAAGGTTTTCTATTAGACGCGAGCTACTGCCATTTTGTTGGCGACAATACCGGCCAACTCGATCAAGCGGTTGCTGTAGCCCCACTCGTTGTCGTACCAAGCAAGAACTTTCACCATGCGTGGTCCAACAGCCATTGTCAATTCGCTGTCAACGATGGACGACATCTTGTTGCCACAGAAGTCTGTGGAGACAAGCGGCAAATCGCAAACGGAAAGAATGCCGTTAAGTTCACCGTTGCTGGCTTCTTTCAATGCCTTGTTAACACTTTCAGCAGTAACGTCTTTCTTAGTTGTAATAACCAAGTCAACGATGCTTACATTAGGTGTCGGCACGCGCATTGCAAAACCGTTCAACTTTCCTTTCAAACCTGGCAACACCAAACCTAATGCTTTAGCAGCACCTGTTGTTGACGGCACCATCGATAAAGCAGCAGCACGGGCACGGCGCAAGTCGCTGTGTGCAGCATCGAGCAAACGCTGGTCGCCAGTGTAGCTGTGTACTGTGGTCATGGCACCGGATTCGATACCAAATACTTCATCGAGTACTTTAGCTACTGGAGCCAAGCAGTTGGTTGTGCAGCTAGCATTCGAGATGATGTGGTGTTTGGCTGGGTCGTAGTTCTTATCATTGACACCAAGAACAATAGTGATGTCCTCGCCTTTTGCAGGAGCGGAAATTATCACCTTCTTGGCGCCAGCTTTGATGTGACCGCCGGCTTTTTCAGCATCGGTGAAAACACCGCTGCACTCAAGTACGAGGTCTACGCCAAGCTTGGACCATGGGCAAGTAGACGGGTCCTTTTCACGGAAGAACTGGAAGCTCTTGCCATCGACAACCAGGGCATCTTCAGTGTGGCTGACGCTATTTGGCAACTCACCCAAGATTGAGTCATATTTAAGCAAGTGAGCCGATTGCGCCACACTCTGAATAGGGTCGTTGATAGCTACGATTTCAACGCCTTTTACAGGGTTCTCGAGAAGTGCCCGTAGAGCGTTACGGCCGATACGTCCAAAACCATTAATTGCTACTTTTGCCATCGTGATTTCCTTCAATTTTGAAAGGGCTAGAAATACCGCTCCCGGGCAGCGGCTGACAATTCGATAAATGCTCATTAAGTTGAGCATCTATAAGCATATAACTTTAATGCTCATTATGCCGAAGCTTTATCAGGGTTTAAGACTAGCTAAAGGGTTGCTATGAAGTAGAGCTTCAACTGAGTATAATTATGCTAAGGCCGTTCAGAAAGCGGTCATATATTAAAGAGGTCATGAACATGCGCGACAAGATAGAGACTGTTTTGGACAAAATCCGTCCCATGCTGATGGCTGACGGCGGCAATATTGAGCTAGTGGATGTTAAGGAAGCCGAAGGGCAAGTCTTCGTTCACCTGACAGGCGCCTGCGGTATGTGCCCAAGCTCAACCATGACCCTGAAGATGGGTGTTGAGCGTGCGCTAAAAGAGCACATTCCGGAAGTCACCCAAGTGATTCAAGTCTAGAGCGAAACTCGTCGCTCAAATAACTGCTTATCACACAAGATTCGTCTTGTGTGTTTTGCTTTTTTGAAATGCGCGCACAAGATAACTTCGCTTGTTCAATAGATACAGCGGCATTTTTCGCAACGTCACTTGCCAGCATTTTTACATGAGCTTCAAGATTGCTTGAGTCTAAATAATCATTGATCAATCCAATTTGCTTAGCTCTTTCAGCATTTACAACTCGTGCCGAAAAAATAATTTCTTTTGCGCATGCGACACCGACAAGTGATACCAGTCGCTCAATATTTCCATCATCAAGAACTATGCCAAGTTTTGCAACAGGCAAAGCAAAACTGGCATCTTCGGCAGCGTAACGCAAATCGCAAGCAAGTGCTAAGAGCAATCCGCCACCCATGCAATTGCCGACTATAGAGGCGATTGTCGGCAATGAAAATTGCGCAACGGCTTTTAAACAATTAGCTATTGCGTACCAGTTTTCTCTAGCTTGCGAGTAGTCTTTTATCTGAGCAAGCTCTTTAAAATCAGCACCTGCAGCAAATGAATTACCTTGTCCGGATATGACTACAACTTTGGCACCACGCTGTCTCAGCGTGTCTAGTGCTTCGGGCATCGCTTCCCACATCCGACGTGAAATTGCATTATGCACCGTTGGCCGGTTGAGAGTTAAACACCCAACTGAACCCTGAACATCTAAAAGAAATTCGCCGGTATCAGACACGGCTGCTAGTCTCTTGAGTTAGCAGCAGCCATTGGATAACGAAGCTGATAGACATTTCTATTTCGTGCAGCATATGCTCTTTCAGCGTGAGCGCGAGCAACTTTCATTCTGTCCCACTCAAGTTGACGTTTTTCTTGATGGTCTTTTTGCTTATTTCTATCTTTGCGCCACGACCAGAAACTAAATCCTAGTCCGGTTGCCATAAACATAAGGAGTACCGACTGCCAGGTAACGGATGCCACAACAACCGAAAGACCCAAAGCAGCAGATCCGGCACGAATAGTACGTAACTGGCCCATGCGCCTGCCCCTTGAAAATATTAAATTGAAGTAAGTGTATATACAATACCACTACTTCAAAATATCGCAAGACCTTGATAATTATTCCGATTGAATATCCATTAAGATGTACCCCAGCCATCTATTGACCACTTGCTACTGACTAAATGGATCCGCCTTCTTGTTTAGAGGAAGGGATTTGGGAGTGGCTGATAGTGGTTCTTCTTCAACTGGTGCAGACTTGGTCTCTGCTTGAGGTGGTGGAGTTGAAACTGGCGGACCGGAAACAGGTTCTTGCGCTGGAGTTTGCACAGCCGGCGCAGTTTCGGCTGGTGCTTCAACCGGTTTCGATTCTTGCACAGGTTGACTTGCAGGAGGATTTTCCTGCGTTTTCACAGGAGCAGCCTTGTCGGCAGCGTCATCGTCAGCATCAATTTCCTTGCCTTCTTGCTGCGCCTTCTGAATATCTTTCATGCGCACCGACTCCCACATTGAGCCGTCGCTGAATTTGACTGCCAGCACACGTATCTTGGCTTGATGAATATTGCTGCGCAATTTGTAATGAGCAAACTTGCCGCCGGCTAAGCCACCCTGGGGTACAAATGCCTCATCGTTGGCATGAAAAGTACCGCGGCTTGCCCCGTTTTTATCCAAATAACGAACCCTAAACTTAACGGCGTTAATAGCTTTATCAGAGACATTCTTGTAATCTATATACGTTTTACCGAAAACGGGCAGACCGAAGGAGTCAAATCCCAGTTCTGTACGTCCACCTGTAATTTCTACAGGGCAACCGGATTCCGGCACGACATCCATGGCAATGGTCTGTGTGGTGAAAGGCGTAATTTCCTGAGCAGTACAAAGTCCGGGGAATAGTCCACAAAGCAAGACAAAGGAGAGAACTACTATGCAACGTTTATTCAGGCTTTTACTTATAGCCTCAGTCATAACGCTCAATCTCCCCGGTCTTTCCGCATCAGCTCAATCCGGCACGTCTCAATTTACAAAACCGGATCTCGTCCTCACCATCTTACATACTAATGACCTGCACGCACACGAAGACTCATTTTTAGAAAACGGCCGCGTGCTTGGCGGTACCGCCCGATTAACCTACCTAATACGTGCCATTCGAGCCAGGACACCAAACGTATTAACTATAGATGCCGGTGATATTTTCCAAGGTACAGCCTATTTCAAGTTTTACTCGGGAGCCACAGAGGTTGCCTATTTGAACAATGCCGGCTACGACATTTACACAATCGGCAATCATGAATTCGATAATGGGTCGGATAATCTAGCCAAGCAATTGCAGTCAGCCAAATTCAGCATTATCTCCGCCAATATAGACGCTTCGGCAAAACCGGAATTAGCCAAACTCATTAAGCCCTCTACAATTCGCACCATTGAGGGAAAGAAAGTTGGTTTTGTCGGTGCCGTCACGCCTGATCTTGAAAAAATCTCTTTAACGACAGGCGACGTACACATCAAAGAATCCGGCGAACCAACAGCATGGATAAAACCCATTGCCGACGAAGTAGATCATCTTAAACAAGAAGGCGTGGACAAAATAATTTTAGTAACGCACTGTGGCGTTGACAGAGACAAGGTGCTGGCAGAAAACATCCCGGCAGTGGACGCCATTATTGGTGGTCACAGCCATACGCGCCTAAACAAACCAGTAGTAATAAATCGCGCTGACGGCAGCACTTGCACTATTGTGCAAACAGGCTGCTTTGGACGCACACTAGGCAAATTGCGCTTGTCCTTCGACAACAAAGGACAGGTAATGACACCACTTACAAAATACAGCCTTATTAGCATCAACGAAAAAATCGGCGAATCTCCCGATGTAAAAAAATATTTGGCCAGCAAGAGTCAGCCAATACTAGCTCTGCGAAATAATATCCTTGGATTTGCCCTAGGCAATTTCGACAATCGCTCACAAGGACTACCGGCTGATACAGCCATGGGCAACCTGGTTGCCGATGCAGTATACGAATTAGGCAGCAAATACGGAGCCACCATCTCCTTCCACAATCGTGGCGGCATTCGCGGTCGCATTGATCAAGGACCGATTAGTCTGGAAAAAATAGAGGAAGTCTTACCGTTTAACAATGCAGTAGTAGTTGCCACTGTTTCTGGTGCCACTATAAAAAACGTAATTGAGCATGCGCTTTCCAACAACCCCAGTGGTAAGTTCCTAAACGTACACGGACTAAAAATTACCTATGATCCAACAAAGCCTTCAGAGCATCGCGTTGTAAGCCTGCTTGTGGAAGCAACTCCCAATAACTGGAAACCGATTAATTTGGAAAAGAGTTATCGCGTAGCACTCAATGACTACAACTTCTCCGGCGGTGAAGGATTTGATTTTGCCGGCGCCACTGATGTGACATCAACCAAAATAAGATTGGCAGACGCACTGGTGGCTTATCTCAAGAAACATCCCAAGATAAGCCCAGTCAGTGCTGTAAGAGTAACGCCGGTAGACAACACAATTTCGGATAATCATTTTAGTTCAACACCGAAAGGTCGCACCAGCGTAAAGGGTGCCGTCAACTAGAAGCCGAGAATATTTCTCAGCCCTGAGAGCATCGACGGATTATTGTAGAAGCCCGTACCGGAAGCAATACCGTTTTGCACATTGATGATGCGGTTTAGGCGATCTTGTACTCTAACTGCCCGGTCAGGACTTAGCGTTCCCGATGAAAGCAACTGTTGAAGATATTGCTGCTCGGAAGTTAGGCGATTGTTCCAATAGCTATTCAAGCCTGTTTGCTGTCCTTGCAGTCGTGTCAATTCTGCTTGCAGGCGGGCTTGTCTGTCCGGTGACAAATTGCCATTGGCCAAACGCTGCTGGATTCTAGCAAGCTTATCGTTAAGATTGGTTTGCTGTCCCCAGTATGGTCTTACTTGAAGACTGTTGGCGCCAAATGCTCCATAGCCTGCATTGTTATAGCCATTGTTGTTGTAGCCATTTATTCTATTGGCAAAACGATCTTGGTTGTTGCGCCAGCCATAGTGGTTTCCATTATTTCCCCTGCTGTTGTTGCAAGATTGTGCATCTGCCGGAATCACTGCCGAAAAAACCATGGCAGCCGCAAGACTTACTGCACCTAGAAACTTTGCGTTCATTTAGTAACCTCCAAAATAATTGCGTGAAGCGCACTCTAGAGAGGCAGACGACGCTGACCATTTAAGGTTCCGAAAATTGGCTCAAATTTCCTAAACTAATTGCCAGAAATCCTGACAACTTGGGCGTTTCCGGCTCTGGTCAGGCTCAGGAGAAAAGCCTCCCCCGTTTGGGTACATAGTCAGAGAGGGGAATAGCCTCAGAATTCTCGTCCCATTCTTTATATAGAAGGCATTTCAGCATGGCATCGAAAGGCTTTGAGAACAAGGATTCCAGAACAGAAAAGCAGGAAGGGGGCAAGCAGTCCGGCGGTCCCAATTTCGATGTTTTGGGTCTTATGAAGATACAGAAGGACATTGAAAAAAATGTCGGGCAAGCCGTAGATGGATTGATGCATCTGTTCGGACAAGCTGAACAAGCCAATCACAAAGACACTCAGGATTTCAAACGCGGCAGCTTATTGAATGCAGGTGAGCATGGCAATGACCAAAAGAAAGTTTTGACCGGCCATTTGTCCCACAATGAGAGCGTACATGCTGGGCAAGACCAGCATCATCTAAGAGGGGCATTGCTGAATCGTCTGAAACATGACGGACCCACGCATCAAAACCCCAGTCATCTGAGCGCATTTCTGCTTAAACGACTTCATGAACGTGAAGGTCGGCACCCCACACAAGCTACAATCCAACCGCAATCATTTCAATTCGATCAGCCAACGCCTATCAACCAACAAAGTTTTGATCAGCAATCGGCTCAAAATCCTCAGCGATCGGAAGCGCCACAATGGCGCCAGGATATGTACAATGCCCGGCGAGATCTTGCTCAAGCAACAATGGATGCAGCTGTGCCTGTTGTTAGCGCAATGCCTTTCAGTGAATTCAATCCTAATAACCCCAATGTCAATCGTGCTGACCTATCCGCCCAGGGAATGCCTTTCACCAGGGGTGTACAAGAGGACTTTAACAGGGTAATGGAGCATGTTGTAAGGCCTGTTATGGAACGTCGCGCGGAAAAGTTTCAGAGTCAAATGTCCAATGTTGGACATGGATCCTTTCATTCATATGCTTCATCGCGAGTATCGGACAATTACTATCAAGGACAACACAACCAACTGCCGTATGGCGGCTTCAAAAGCAATATCTCGTACTACCGCCGCGAAATGTAATTTGATTTAGGCAAGTCCTTCGAGGTTATAGAGCTTTTTCGCATTCTCGTGAAGAATAGCCGCGGCAATATCATGCGCCTGTTCCTCATAGATTAGCCCCGCAGAAATCAAGGCATTCAATGCAATAGACAGTACGCGCTTCCAGGATAATGCTCCATACCAGTGAGCTTCCGGTACAGTGTGCCCATCGGAGGCCGCTAGAATTTTCGAAGTAGGAGCCATTGAAAGCGCCTGCCGCAAGAGATAGCGGGCATAGGGCGAAGCAAAGCTTATGGACAATGAAAGATCCATATAGACATTGGGATAAATTGAGCAAAAATATGCAGCCTCGCTTACGTACGGATAGCAATGAAGAAGCACAAATTGTGTCTTATTGAATCTTTCCGAAATAAATACATCGCGCAACACCAACGGATTCGTTTGCCGCAAGTCTCCATCATCGTCACCGATACCTGTATGCAATTGCACGGGAAGATTGAGGGAACCGGCAATTTCAAAGGCTTCCAAAAGGGCATAGTGATAGAGATTTTTTGTATCCGGTCCGCCAATGCGAATTCCCGAACGTGTCTTTAATCCATCATATTCTTTTCGCGCCGCCTCAACAGGAACTGCTTGCAAATCAAGACCGCCTCTATACCCGGCAATTGTCTTCACACCTACGGCATTTGTCGATTTGGCCTGTTCAAGAGTTGTCTTAAATAAAGACAGCACCTCATGAAAGCTTGAGGCTTTACCTAATGCTGCTTCTAAAATTTGTTCAAGGCGAAGGCATCTCCAGACAGGACGCTGCGATATTGCAGACATCTCTTCGATGGACATCGAGTCACCTGTAACATAGCCATCATCGACAATCATGCCGCCAATTGATACGTTGTCCCAGAGCCTGTTTAGATATTCTTTTTCCGGCAGTGACTGTCGTTTGGCAAATACCTCCTTTTCACCGTAAACCTCGAAGAGATCGCCAAGCCTGTTTAGAAGATCCATATAGAAAACAGAAGTAGGCATATGTTCTTCAATTTGAGTTATCGACCGGCTTTCGGAAAAGCTTTTGCGAAAATCAAGCAAATCCAATTGTTGCTGCCGCTTGCGTAACGGATGGCAGTGCTGATCAAGGAAAACAAAAGTCTTTAGATCGATTCCCACAATGTCTCCAATTAGTATTTAAACCTATGCTGACTCAATTCAAACTCAATATCCTTACCGCCGAACATAATAATTTCAGATTCTTTAACTATGGAAAACGTTCTCAGCAGAAACGGTCCAACAATTGACTCCAGTAACGTGTCTGCCTTAAGTTCTGCCAAAGCATTTTTCAGTGAATCAGGCAAACGTCTAATTTTATTGGCTTTCAGTTGTTCATCACTTAGCGTGCTTGGCTCTACTTCAATTGGTTTAGGTGGCGTAAGTTTTTGCTCAATGCCGGAAAGTCCTGCACCGATTATGGCGGCCAAAGCCAGATATGGATTGGCGCTACTATCCACGCACTTTATTTCAATGTTGGTGGACTCCTCCTCGTGCCCCCAATATGTTGTTGGAATACGCACCGCTGCTTCTCTATTTTCATAACCCCAACACGTGTAGGCTGAACTCCAAGATCGTGGTTTCAAGCGCCTGTAAGAATTAACAGAAGGGCAGCTTAAGGCTACAATGCCGGGCAAATGCTCAAGAATTCCCGCCACAAAAGACTGTCCAATTTCGCTTAATTGTCCGTTTGCCGCAAGCAAATTCTGAGTGCCGTCGGGATTCCACAATGACAGATGCAGATGGCAGCCATTACCTGCTTGATTTTCAAATGGCTTGGGAGCAAGGCTTGCATCGAATCCCAATTGAAATGCAGTCCCCCGCAGTGTTTCCCTATAAGTAATTTGCCTGTCGGCAGCCGTCATAGCCGATGAATGTCGAATGCTTAA
It encodes:
- a CDS encoding glutamine synthetase family protein, yielding MVGLGKSPQLDATLERAKAADIQLVRFLYCDLSSMIRGKSANITRFADKASSGIGLVKGQLSMNMLDEPQAETGLGATGEVRLLADLSTFTVLPYTERQAQVLCNLVELNHSPWDLCPRAVLRRQIEKAAHLGISVQAAFEPEFSLGRMLEGQYVPIDRSVCFSTDGMNRAAEFISRFVDNLESQGLPVEQYYPELGHGQHELSIRHSSAMTAADRQITYRETLRGTAFQLGFDASLAPKPFENQAGNGCHLHLSLWNPDGTQNLLAANGQLSEIGQSFVAGILEHLPGIVALSCPSVNSYRRLKPRSWSSAYTCWGYENREAAVRIPTTYWGHEEESTNIEIKCVDSSANPYLALAAIIGAGLSGIEQKLTPPKPIEVEPSTLSDEQLKANKIRRLPDSLKNALAELKADTLLESIVGPFLLRTFSIVKESEIIMFGGKDIEFELSQHRFKY